AGAGCGCCACGAGGTGCCGCGCGTTGTCTGCCACATCTACTACCGCGTGGGCTCGGTCAACGAGCGGCCCGGAATCACTGGCATCTCTCACTTTCACGAGCACATGATGTTCAAAGGCACGCGGACCATCGGCGTGACCGATTTCGAAGCCGACGATGCCCTGAACCGCCAGATCGACAGCCTTTACCAGCTCATTTATCGCGAGAAGTACTGGAAGCGCGACGGTGACCAGGCCAAGATCAGACAGTGGGAGGCGCAGGCCGACAGCCTGATGAAGTACGAGAAGCGCTACATCATCAAAGACGACCTATGGGAGACGTACATGAAGAACGGCGGCACCGGCCTCAATGCCTCTACCGGGCAGGAGATCACCGGATACTACGTCACCCTCCCCTCCAACAAGGTGGAGCTGCAAATGTGGTTAGAGTCCGACCGCATGCTCCATCCTTATTTCCGCGAGTTCTATTCCGAGAAAGAGGTAGTGCGCGAGGAGAGGCGCCTGAGCGAGAATAGCCCGGGCTACTTTTTCCGGGAGCAGCTTGAAGCGACCTTCTGGGCAGCCTCCCCGTACGCATGGAGCGTGATCGGCTGGGATGCTGACCTCCAGAAGGTCACCAAGCAGGACATGATCGAGTATAACCGCCGCTACTATGTGCCCAACAATGCGGTCGCGGTGTACGTGGGCGACATCAATCCGCAGGAGATCATCGCGCTGGCGGAAAAGTACTTTGGCCGGGTGCCCCGCGGCCCGGACCCGGAGCCAGTCCGAACCACCGAGCCCAAGCAGTACTGCGAAAAGCGCGTGATCGGCGAGGCGGAGGCCCCTCCCTCCGTGACCATCATGTACCACGTGCCACCTGCGGGCCACCCTGACGATGAAGTGTTTCGCGTCATCAGCGGCCTGATGAACGGGACTACGGGTCGGCTGTACAAGAAACTGGTGAAGGAGAAGGGCATCGCCGTGGAGGCCTCCGCCGGCGGCGGAGGAATGATGTACGACGGCCAGTACTCCTTCCGCGGGCGTCCCAAGTCCGAGGCCGGGCACACGCCAGATGAACTGGAGCAGGCCCTGTACGAGGAGATCGAGCTATTGAAGACTGAACCGGTCTCTGAGCATGAGCTGCAGAAAGTCAAGAATCAGGCGGAGGCTAATTTCATTCAAAGCCTGCGTTCCACGTACGCCCTGGCCGCTCGCCTAGGCCGGGCCGAGCTTGGCTTGGGGTGGCGCGATCTCCAGCAGTCGCTGCAGCGCATGAAGGCTGTGACCGCCGACGACATCATGCGCGTGGCGAACACCTACTTCACCAAGGACAACCGGACAGTAGGTCTCCTCTACCGTACGGCTCGTCCCGCACCGGGCAAGCGCCCTAGCTCATCGTAGAACAACACACAGTGTTCTTTTAGCGGAGGAGGAGCGCATATGCGAACACTGCCTATGATTCTCCTGGCGGTGGCCGTGGTGGCGAGCACCGCGACCATTTTCGCCCAGATTCCCGATCATCCGAGACAACTTTCGTTTAGCCCACTGACTTTTGCGCCGCCCAAGGCAAAGGACTATCGGGTGGTCCTCTCCAACGGCATGGTGGTTTACATTGCGGAGGATCACACCTTGCCCACTGTTGACATACGCGCCACCGTGCGCACCGGCAGCCTCTATGACCCCAAAGGTAAGGAGGGGCTTGCGCGCATGGCCGGCGACGTGCTCCGCACCGGCGGCACCAAGAACATCAGCGGCGACGAGCTGGATGAGCGCCTCGCGTTTCTTGGCGCCTCCATAGGTAGTGGTATCACTTCAACCTCGGGCAGTGCCTCCATGTCCTGCCTGGCGCGCCACACCGACGAAGTGCTAGGGCTCTTTGCCGATATGCTCATGAATCCCGCGTTCGCCGAAGACAAGATCCGCCTCTGGAAAGATCAGGCCATCGAAGCCCTGAAGACCAAGAACGATCAGCCGCGCGCCGTGTTGGAACGGGAGTTCCGCAAGCTGCTCTATGGCGACCACCCCCTAGTGTGGGAGGAAACCAAAACGTCCTTGGAACGCATCACCCGCGAGGATCTTCTGCAGTTCCACCGCGCCTACTATGCGCCCAACAACATCATCCTGGCCGTAGCCGGCGACTTTCAGCGCCAGGAGATGCTGCAAAAGCTAGAAAAGGCGTTCGCCGGGTGGCAACCCCGCCAGGTGAAACTGCCCCCGGTGCCTGAGATCAAAGTGAAGAACCGCCCCGGCGTGTTTATGATCCAAAAGCAGATCAACCAGGGCTACGTCAACGTCGGGCACTTTGGCATTAAGGACACCAACCCGGACGTTTTTGCCATCAACGTGATGAACTTTATCCTTGGCGGAGGAAGTTTCACTTCCCGCATCACCAGCAAGGTGCGCTCAGACGAAGGGCTTGCCTACAACACCGGCTCGCGCTTTGCGAACGAGCATCTGTTTCCGGGCGCCTTCTACGGCTATGTCCAGACCAAATCCCCAACGGTCTACTATGCCATTTCGCTCATCCTAAGGGAGTTCGAACGCATTCGCAAAGAACCAGTGACAGATCAGGAGATGGAGACGGCGAAAAACTATTTCCTGGACAGCTTCCCGGACCGGTTCTCCACCGCCATCGGCACCATGAGCACCTTTGCCTCGCTGGAGTACGACGGCTTCCCGCTTGATTACTACGACACCTACTGCGACAAGATACGGGCGGTGACCAAAGAGGACGTGATGCGAGTGGCGAAGAAATACATCAAGCCACACGAGATGACCATTATGGTGGTGGGTGACATTGAGGCGTGTCGGAAGGGGTACGACAAGCATCCAGGTACGCTGGACCAGCTTGGCAAGGTCACCGTGCTCGAGCTTAAGAACCCGCTGACGGGAATGTAGCAGCCCTCTCGCAAGGCATGAGGCACGCGCTGCCGCCACCGAAGCGCGTGCGACAGCTAATGCACAGCCGCAGGTAAGCAGTCCGCTCCCCGGCACTACTTCCTGCGGCTCTGCTTCATAGGGCGGTGCCGGTGCTCGACAGACGAGGTGGACAATGGAAAGTTTTGCAAACGGAGAAAACGACTCTACCAAGAAGCCAGGGCTCTTCGTGGCTTTGCTCCCCATCGTGGCGATGATGACGCTGCTGATCGTCGGCTACGGGGTGTACAAGATCGTGCCGCAGGTGTTGCTCATCGCAGCAGCCTTCATCACCGGCGTGCTTGGTCTGATTTTGGGCTTTCGCTGGGAGGACATGCAGAGGGGCATTGTGGAAAGCATTCACAAGGCCCTCCCCGCCATGCTCATCATGATCTGCGTGGGCATCATCATCGGCGCCTGGATCGCCGCTGGCACGATCCCGATGATCATCTACTACGGCCTGAAGCTCGTTTCGCCCCGGTTCTTCCTGGTCACTGCGTGCCTCGTCTGCAGTCTGACCTCTCTTGCCACCGGCACCTCCTGGGGCATCATCGGCACCTTAGGTGTGGCGTTCATGGGCATTGCCATGGCGCAAGGGATACCCCCGGGGCCGGCTGCCGGGGCCGTGGTGGCGGGCGCCTACTTTGGCGACAAGATGTCCCCCTTTTCCGACGTCACCAACCTGGCACCGGCGGTGGCTGCATCAAACCTCTTTGACCACATCAAGCACATGCTCTACTCCGCGGTGCCGGCGTGGTTGATTGGCTTTTTGGTCTACCTTGTCGTCGGCCTGCGCTACGGCACCGCAACCACCGAGTCGGAGACAGTGCGCCTAATCATGGAAACGCTCCGCCAAAACTTCCGTTTTCACGTTCTCTTGCTGTTGCCCCTGGTAGTGGTGTTCTATTTTGCCGCGGCGAAGAAACCGGTCCTCCCAGGGATGCTTTTCTCGGCCCTCATCGCAGGAGCGCTGGCGGTGGTATTCCAGGGCGCGACAATACCGGAAGTGGCTCGTGCGATGGATACCGGATACAAGGCGGCGACAGGGGTAGCTGAGGTAGACAGGCTGCTCTCCCGTGGGGGGATGATGAGCATGATGAGTGTGCAATTGGTGGCCTTTACCGCGTTCAGCTTTGGCGGCATCATGCAGCGCACCGGGCTCTTGCAGGCCATTTTTGAGCGCATCAAAGGGCTCACCGCACGCGTGGGCAGCTTGGTAGCCACTACGGTGGTCAGTTCCATCCTGACTGCGATGGTCACCGGCAGCTCCTACCTGTCGATGATCGTACCGGCGGAACTGCTGGCCCCAGTCTACCGGCAGAGAGGTTTGGCGGCGAAAAACCTCTCCCGCATCGTAGAGGAGTGCGGGGCGATCATTGTGCCCCTCATCCCTTGGAGCATGGCGGGGGTTTACGTGACCGGCACCATTGGGGTGTCACCTTTTCAGTACCTGCCGTGGGCGGTGCAGAACTATGCGGCGGTGCTGATCCTGCTTGTGTTTGGTTTCACGGGCTTTACAATGGCACCAAAGGTGCGGGAGGACGAAACGCAGGTGGGGAGCTGAGTGCCACCGGTGCGCAGGACCACCACGCGCGGCCTCAAGAGCGCAGGAGGGCGAGCCTTTCCTTCTCCTTCAGTACCTCCCCTGTCTTCGGGTCAACGGCCACGCAGGCGCCGTTCTTCATCTGCGTGGCCACTTTGCCCGCGGCGTGCGGATTGCCGCACAGGTGCGGGGCATCCAGAAGCCCCATCTGCACCGCGCGCGCCAGGGTGTCGGGGTCGGTCCAAGGATCGTCTACGTGCTGCGCGGGGAGCGCCCGCACCGCCTCCAGCAAGAGCCTGGCCTCGTCAACAAGCTCCTCCGTCCTTGCCCGGATCAGGGGGTGTTCGGTCATTGGGAGGGGGCCCAGCGTGCGATTCTGGATCACCCCCCTCACGATGCCGGCGCTCTCTATGATCTCGGCGGGCGTGGCGGCATGGTCCCCTTCACAATATGCAACCACATGCACAATGTGCGGCTCCAGGGCCAGCTGGTAGAAGGTTGAAGCAGCGAGCTGCCCCTTTGCTACGTCGGCTGCGGCGCTCATGCTGGCCAGGCCGGTGCGCGTCTGGCGCACGCTCACAAATCCATCGTCGTGCAGTGATTCGATCAGGGCGACCTTGGCCTGCATCTTGGCCAGGTCCATGGGCGCGGAGGTGCGCGCCGGCGTGTTGAACATGAACTGCGCCACGTAATGGCGAGCCCCCATGCGCTTGGCATTGTAAGCGGCAAGGAAAGCCGCGGCCACCGCCACCGTGTCAGGTGCTTCGCGCAGACTCCAGTGGTGGGCCTCGTTTACCTCAAGAGGGATGCCGCGGCTGGCATACCAGCGCATGGCCTGCTGATTCTCATGGATGGCATCGGGAAGAAGCCGGTTGGAGCGGCCGTCAAGGACGTTGTACCAGAAAAGCGGTACCGCACCCCACGCCACGTTGATGGTCTCGGCCAACATCTCCGCCCACCGCACCAGGTCGCGCGTGCCTGAGTAGCAGCGCACCAGAGGAAAGTTGCCGCAGCGGGTGGCCTCATAGATGGCCCGCAGGTCAGCTGGCGAGCGTAGTGGAACCCCGCCTGCGCCGTCAAGCTCCGGCCGCATCTCCTGCGGGCGGAAGAAGCACGCCTGCGCGTTCTGGTCCGGTCCGATGGAAAGCACGTCGATGGCCCCCGACAACGCAAGTTGACGCGCTCCTGCAACGGTTGCTTCCAGACTCGGCAGGCCGAAGTGATGGCGCAAGAGCGGCAGGGGGGCCGCGGCGGTAATGCGGGCCATGAGGGTCTGGGGTGGCGGGCCGGAAGGCTGCGCTTCTGTTGCCCTTCGGGCGAAAAAGGCCTCCACCTGCGGACGGGTGGCATCGCCGAACGTGACCGTGAACAATCCGCTTTGCCGGGCCACCTCTGCCGCGGGGGGCGTACCCCCGAACAACCACACCTTGTCCTGCCAGTGATGGGCCTCCACCATCGCGCGCACTCGGGCCAACAGCGGGACCAAGGTCTCTGGTGTCAGGCGGTAGCTCAAGGCCACCATATCCGGCCGCAGCCGTTCGATCTCGCGTTCCAGCCGATCCACGTCCACCGCAGCCCCAAGAAAATGTGTCCGATAGCCATAGTGCTCGGCAATGCGGAGGAACGACAGCACGCCGGCAACGTGGACGCAGTCGCCGATGGCCGCGGCAACAATTGACTTCTGCCTCACGGTCTCACACCTCCCCAGTGACGGCCAGCAGCCGGATGTCTCTAATCGACTTGCCGCGCAGACCGAGAGAATCTACGGTGCGACCTTTTTCCCAAAAGTCCACCCCGCGCATGAGCGAGGCCAGATGGATGATGGCCTTGATGGTGGGGGTTTCCACCTTCAGCATCTCGCCGATGGAAGCAATGGGCACCAGGCTCATGGGCACGTCCTCGTCGATGTAACGGTGGTGGAGGCGGTCAGGCGCCTTAATGCCCACATAGCCAGGGTTGTCGTGCATTGCCTCGTAGAGGTCCTTGCCGGTGGCGCTGTAGGCGGTGTAGAGCCAGTTGCGCGCGCTCATGGCGCGAATGCCCAAGGCCGCGGCCACATCCAGCCGCTCCTTATCAATGCGCTCCAGCACCCGCGTAACCGAACGGC
The candidate division KSB1 bacterium DNA segment above includes these coding regions:
- a CDS encoding insulinase family protein, which translates into the protein MERARTAKIGFACLLALIWMGALLRAQELNLEDQVIEHTLDNGLRILMVERHEVPRVVCHIYYRVGSVNERPGITGISHFHEHMMFKGTRTIGVTDFEADDALNRQIDSLYQLIYREKYWKRDGDQAKIRQWEAQADSLMKYEKRYIIKDDLWETYMKNGGTGLNASTGQEITGYYVTLPSNKVELQMWLESDRMLHPYFREFYSEKEVVREERRLSENSPGYFFREQLEATFWAASPYAWSVIGWDADLQKVTKQDMIEYNRRYYVPNNAVAVYVGDINPQEIIALAEKYFGRVPRGPDPEPVRTTEPKQYCEKRVIGEAEAPPSVTIMYHVPPAGHPDDEVFRVISGLMNGTTGRLYKKLVKEKGIAVEASAGGGGMMYDGQYSFRGRPKSEAGHTPDELEQALYEEIELLKTEPVSEHELQKVKNQAEANFIQSLRSTYALAARLGRAELGLGWRDLQQSLQRMKAVTADDIMRVANTYFTKDNRTVGLLYRTARPAPGKRPSSS
- a CDS encoding insulinase family protein, whose protein sequence is MRTLPMILLAVAVVASTATIFAQIPDHPRQLSFSPLTFAPPKAKDYRVVLSNGMVVYIAEDHTLPTVDIRATVRTGSLYDPKGKEGLARMAGDVLRTGGTKNISGDELDERLAFLGASIGSGITSTSGSASMSCLARHTDEVLGLFADMLMNPAFAEDKIRLWKDQAIEALKTKNDQPRAVLEREFRKLLYGDHPLVWEETKTSLERITREDLLQFHRAYYAPNNIILAVAGDFQRQEMLQKLEKAFAGWQPRQVKLPPVPEIKVKNRPGVFMIQKQINQGYVNVGHFGIKDTNPDVFAINVMNFILGGGSFTSRITSKVRSDEGLAYNTGSRFANEHLFPGAFYGYVQTKSPTVYYAISLILREFERIRKEPVTDQEMETAKNYFLDSFPDRFSTAIGTMSTFASLEYDGFPLDYYDTYCDKIRAVTKEDVMRVAKKYIKPHEMTIMVVGDIEACRKGYDKHPGTLDQLGKVTVLELKNPLTGM
- the nhaC gene encoding Na+/H+ antiporter NhaC, yielding MESFANGENDSTKKPGLFVALLPIVAMMTLLIVGYGVYKIVPQVLLIAAAFITGVLGLILGFRWEDMQRGIVESIHKALPAMLIMICVGIIIGAWIAAGTIPMIIYYGLKLVSPRFFLVTACLVCSLTSLATGTSWGIIGTLGVAFMGIAMAQGIPPGPAAGAVVAGAYFGDKMSPFSDVTNLAPAVAASNLFDHIKHMLYSAVPAWLIGFLVYLVVGLRYGTATTESETVRLIMETLRQNFRFHVLLLLPLVVVFYFAAAKKPVLPGMLFSALIAGALAVVFQGATIPEVARAMDTGYKAATGVAEVDRLLSRGGMMSMMSVQLVAFTAFSFGGIMQRTGLLQAIFERIKGLTARVGSLVATTVVSSILTAMVTGSSYLSMIVPAELLAPVYRQRGLAAKNLSRIVEECGAIIVPLIPWSMAGVYVTGTIGVSPFQYLPWAVQNYAAVLILLVFGFTGFTMAPKVREDETQVGS
- a CDS encoding cobalamin B12-binding domain-containing protein — encoded protein: MRQKSIVAAAIGDCVHVAGVLSFLRIAEHYGYRTHFLGAAVDVDRLEREIERLRPDMVALSYRLTPETLVPLLARVRAMVEAHHWQDKVWLFGGTPPAAEVARQSGLFTVTFGDATRPQVEAFFARRATEAQPSGPPPQTLMARITAAAPLPLLRHHFGLPSLEATVAGARQLALSGAIDVLSIGPDQNAQACFFRPQEMRPELDGAGGVPLRSPADLRAIYEATRCGNFPLVRCYSGTRDLVRWAEMLAETINVAWGAVPLFWYNVLDGRSNRLLPDAIHENQQAMRWYASRGIPLEVNEAHHWSLREAPDTVAVAAAFLAAYNAKRMGARHYVAQFMFNTPARTSAPMDLAKMQAKVALIESLHDDGFVSVRQTRTGLASMSAAADVAKGQLAASTFYQLALEPHIVHVVAYCEGDHAATPAEIIESAGIVRGVIQNRTLGPLPMTEHPLIRARTEELVDEARLLLEAVRALPAQHVDDPWTDPDTLARAVQMGLLDAPHLCGNPHAAGKVATQMKNGACVAVDPKTGEVLKEKERLALLRS